From a region of the Fischerella sp. JS2 genome:
- a CDS encoding sensor histidine kinase, whose amino-acid sequence MSPVSLKKILHKQELWSFVQELAATLNIAIAVEEIDGRNLISIGKPTSDNRYPVKVSGKVIGWVVGGEQATLLATLLSFLAKQEAEKKELAKELLERYQEIDLFEDISTQITASLDVRQIAQLVLQEISQLIESSAGIILLLSPNAMAFESIAEFGLFFAHGYPELGKGIIGNIVQSNRAELINDVQADPRLQGQENFRALICVPLRTKERVLGAIAIGTQKTDAYTTEHLKLVSIFASQTAIAIEKALLYEQSCQAAAEAKAQTEKLQQALQDLQLAQTQLIQSEKMSSLGQLIAGVAHEINNPVNFICGNLKYVAEYAKDLLQLLQDYQKFLPVAPAELQSELDSIDVEFLMQDLPKLLDSMKLGTDRIVEIVQSLKNFSRHDEAQMKAVNIHDGINGTLMILRHRLKASAYHPEITVVKEYGKLPLVECYPGQLNQVFMNILANAIDALEEKVGCRTWSGDNSEQSTLPTIYIRTEILDDQWISIRIADNGPGMTEDVIQRIYDPFFTTKEIGKGTGLGMAISHQIVVDRHRGILQCRSQPGQGTEFWIQIPVNCSLEHISDRQSLIIANSNKAIASQPHTIDADGFIPSTSPKLQPTDLLIRHIQLIQRLSQQNPDIGDSSSNQIYQMFQRNPISLKLYTTLLSQFYCPNPVYPSHKGN is encoded by the coding sequence ATGTCCCCAGTTAGTCTCAAAAAGATTCTTCATAAACAAGAATTGTGGTCTTTTGTTCAGGAATTAGCCGCTACGCTCAACATTGCTATTGCTGTTGAGGAGATAGATGGCAGAAACTTGATCAGCATTGGTAAGCCTACTTCCGACAATCGATATCCAGTTAAGGTATCAGGAAAAGTTATTGGTTGGGTTGTGGGAGGAGAACAGGCTACTTTACTCGCAACCTTGCTCTCGTTTCTGGCAAAACAGGAAGCGGAGAAAAAGGAACTCGCCAAAGAATTACTAGAGCGATATCAAGAAATAGATTTGTTTGAAGACATCTCGACTCAAATCACAGCAAGTTTAGATGTGCGACAAATAGCTCAACTCGTACTCCAAGAAATAAGTCAATTAATTGAATCCTCTGCCGGGATTATCCTGCTGTTGAGTCCCAATGCAATGGCTTTTGAAAGCATTGCCGAATTTGGACTGTTTTTTGCTCACGGCTACCCAGAACTAGGCAAAGGAATCATTGGCAACATTGTCCAATCTAACCGGGCAGAACTGATCAATGATGTCCAGGCAGATCCTCGATTACAGGGACAGGAAAATTTTAGAGCTTTGATTTGTGTGCCATTGCGAACCAAGGAGCGGGTACTGGGAGCGATCGCCATTGGTACGCAAAAAACCGATGCTTACACCACCGAACACCTCAAACTGGTTAGTATCTTTGCCTCGCAAACAGCGATCGCGATTGAAAAGGCTTTACTTTACGAGCAAAGCTGTCAAGCAGCCGCCGAGGCCAAAGCCCAAACAGAGAAACTTCAGCAAGCCCTTCAGGATTTACAACTAGCACAAACTCAGTTAATCCAAAGCGAAAAAATGTCAAGCTTAGGGCAACTTATCGCCGGAGTTGCCCACGAAATCAACAATCCGGTCAACTTTATTTGCGGTAACTTGAAGTATGTTGCAGAGTATGCCAAAGACCTGCTGCAATTGCTGCAAGACTATCAAAAATTTTTACCTGTTGCTCCTGCCGAACTGCAATCAGAGCTAGATAGTATCGATGTGGAATTTCTCATGCAAGATCTTCCGAAACTGCTGGACTCGATGAAGCTTGGTACTGATCGCATTGTCGAGATTGTGCAATCTCTGAAAAACTTCTCTCGGCATGACGAAGCCCAAATGAAAGCTGTCAACATCCACGATGGCATCAACGGGACACTCATGATTCTCCGCCATCGTCTCAAAGCCTCTGCCTATCATCCCGAAATTACAGTTGTCAAAGAATACGGCAAACTTCCCTTGGTTGAGTGCTACCCCGGTCAATTGAATCAGGTATTTATGAACATCCTAGCGAATGCGATCGACGCCCTAGAAGAAAAAGTAGGGTGTAGGACATGGAGTGGAGACAATTCAGAACAATCCACTTTACCCACCATTTACATTCGCACCGAAATCCTCGACGATCAGTGGATTTCGATTCGCATTGCTGATAATGGGCCGGGCATGACGGAGGATGTGATACAGCGCATTTACGATCCCTTCTTCACCACAAAAGAGATTGGCAAAGGAACAGGTTTAGGCATGGCAATTAGCCATCAAATTGTTGTGGACAGGCATCGAGGAATTCTCCAGTGTCGTTCACAACCAGGTCAAGGGACAGAATTTTGGATTCAGATTCCGGTGAATTGTTCATTAGAACATATTTCTGACAGGCAAAGTCTCATAATTGCTAACTCAAATAAGGCGATCGCTTCCCAACCCCACACAATCGATGCAGACGGCTTCATCCCCTCAACTAGTCCAAAACTTCAACCGACCGATCTGCTAATCCGTCACATCCAACTGATCCAGAGGCTATCACAGCAAAATCCCGACATTGGCGATTCATCTTCCAACCAAATTTACCAAATGTTCCAACGTAACCCGATTTCGTTAAAGCTATATACCACATTATTGTCCCAATTCTACTGTCCTAACCCTGTCTATCCGTCCCACAAAGGAAATTAA
- a CDS encoding thylakoid membrane photosystem I accumulation factor produces the protein MKGIKLQFLPIFFLNWQCFLSVFLLLVCLFFLSTPPAFAGLKDDKYDGNVFVVYAGNGSLVPPRATLATALKEHKPALLVFYVDDSSDCKEYAIVVSRLQAFYGIATEIIPVNVDTILPTQTYNSTEPGYYYSGSVPQIALFDQSGKLVLNKTGQVPYEEVDARLREVFDLLPSSKSLELKRRSFNELNSELTQ, from the coding sequence GTGTTTTTTGTCCGTTTTTTTGCTGCTTGTGTGCCTGTTTTTCCTAAGTACGCCACCAGCTTTTGCAGGTCTTAAAGATGACAAGTATGATGGCAACGTCTTTGTAGTTTATGCTGGTAATGGTTCACTGGTTCCACCCAGAGCTACACTAGCAACAGCCTTAAAGGAACATAAACCAGCATTATTGGTTTTCTATGTTGATGACAGTAGTGATTGCAAAGAATATGCAATTGTTGTCTCACGTTTGCAAGCATTTTATGGTATTGCTACAGAGATAATTCCTGTCAATGTAGATACGATTTTACCCACGCAAACCTATAATTCCACAGAGCCAGGTTATTATTACTCTGGTAGCGTTCCACAAATTGCCCTGTTTGATCAGTCCGGAAAATTAGTCTTGAATAAGACAGGTCAAGTACCGTATGAAGAAGTAGATGCTCGACTGCGGGAAGTGTTTGATTTATTACCAAGTTCCAAATCATTGGAATTAAAACGGCGTTCCTTCAATGAGTTAAATAGTGAGTTGACACAATAA
- a CDS encoding diflavin flavoprotein, with product MVALTENAQHKRLTIQTVEIAPNTTAIRSLDWDRDRFDIEFGLQNGTTYNSYLIKGDRIALVDTSHTKFRHLYLETLKKLVNPKAIDYIIVSHTEPDHSGLVEDVLQLAPRATVLASKVALQFLENLVHDPFSKRIVKSGDRVDLGQGHEIEFVSAPNLHWPDTIFSYDRKTQTLFTCDAFGMHYCSDDTFDVNLEAIEPDFRFYYDCLMGPNARSLLNAMKKMNELGNIKIIANGHGPLLYHHLGILKECYQGWSQRQAKTETIVGMFYVSDYGYGDRIAQAISQGVQKTGVGVEIMDLTTAEIQEIQELAGRSSGIIVGMPPTANAAAQAAISALLGVVKDKQVIGFFECYGGDDEPIDPLRRRFIDFGVKEAFPAIRIKETPSPVTYQLCEEAGTDLGQMLVRERNIKQIKSIDVNLEKALGRISSGLYIITANKNGVQGAMLASWVAQASLQPLGFTVSVAKDRAIDSLLQVGDKFVLNVLEEGNYQELKKHFLKRLLPGADRFAGVRTQTAKNGSLILTDALAYMECEVKSSMECSDHWLLYCTVTDGRVSKPDGLTAVRHRKVGNYY from the coding sequence ATGGTAGCTCTCACAGAGAACGCTCAACATAAACGACTTACTATACAAACTGTCGAAATCGCTCCTAACACAACGGCGATTCGTTCGCTTGATTGGGATCGTGATCGCTTTGATATCGAATTTGGTCTCCAAAACGGTACAACTTACAATTCATATCTAATTAAAGGTGATCGCATTGCCTTGGTGGATACTTCTCACACCAAGTTTCGCCACCTGTATTTAGAGACTCTTAAGAAACTGGTTAACCCAAAAGCAATTGATTACATTATTGTCAGCCATACAGAGCCAGACCATAGTGGCTTGGTTGAAGACGTTCTCCAATTAGCACCCAGAGCCACTGTCTTAGCGTCGAAAGTTGCACTCCAGTTTCTGGAAAATTTAGTTCATGACCCCTTCTCAAAGCGAATTGTCAAAAGTGGCGATCGCGTAGACTTAGGCCAGGGACACGAAATTGAATTTGTGAGTGCGCCTAACCTGCATTGGCCAGACACCATCTTCAGCTATGATCGCAAAACCCAAACTCTGTTCACCTGTGACGCCTTTGGGATGCACTATTGTAGTGATGACACTTTTGATGTCAACCTAGAGGCAATTGAACCCGACTTTAGATTTTATTATGATTGCCTGATGGGGCCGAATGCTCGTTCGCTGCTGAATGCAATGAAAAAAATGAACGAACTAGGCAACATCAAAATTATTGCTAACGGTCATGGTCCCCTACTCTACCACCATCTAGGTATACTCAAAGAGTGCTACCAAGGTTGGAGCCAAAGACAAGCCAAGACAGAGACAATTGTTGGGATGTTTTATGTCTCTGATTATGGCTATGGCGATCGCATTGCTCAAGCGATTTCTCAAGGCGTCCAGAAAACTGGCGTTGGTGTGGAAATCATGGATTTGACAACCGCAGAAATCCAAGAAATCCAAGAATTAGCAGGTCGCTCATCTGGGATTATTGTTGGTATGCCACCAACAGCCAACGCTGCGGCACAAGCTGCAATTAGTGCGCTTTTGGGTGTAGTCAAAGACAAGCAAGTCATTGGGTTTTTTGAATGTTACGGCGGTGACGATGAACCCATCGATCCGTTACGCAGAAGATTCATTGACTTTGGCGTCAAAGAAGCCTTCCCAGCAATTCGTATAAAAGAAACTCCTTCCCCAGTCACATACCAACTGTGTGAAGAAGCAGGTACTGACTTGGGACAAATGCTAGTCCGCGAACGCAACATCAAGCAAATTAAGTCTATCGACGTTAATTTAGAAAAAGCACTAGGTCGGATTAGCAGCGGACTCTACATTATTACCGCCAACAAGAACGGTGTCCAAGGCGCGATGCTTGCTTCTTGGGTAGCCCAAGCTAGTTTACAACCTTTAGGATTTACAGTTTCTGTCGCCAAAGACCGAGCAATTGACTCCCTATTGCAAGTCGGCGATAAATTTGTCCTCAATGTGCTAGAAGAAGGAAACTATCAGGAACTGAAAAAACACTTCCTCAAGCGTCTGCTTCCTGGTGCAGACAGATTTGCGGGAGTGAGAACTCAAACAGCTAAAAACGGTTCCCTAATTCTCACAGACGCTCTTGCTTACATGGAATGCGAAGTCAAGAGCAGCATGGAATGCAGCGACCACTGGTTATTGTACTGCACCGTCACTGATGGTCGAGTTTCCAAACCCGACGGATTAACAGCAGTTCGCCATCGTAAGGTAGGCAACTATTACTAA